In the genome of Denticeps clupeoides chromosome 13, fDenClu1.1, whole genome shotgun sequence, one region contains:
- the angptl3 gene encoding angiopoietin-related protein 3: MKLIGLILLIGLSSTAALKTKLRSTTEAPPSIHPPAESKSRFAMLDDVRLLANGLLQLGQSLKDFVTKTKGQINDIFQKLNIFDHSFNQLSEVTNEIKEEERELKKTTNFLKTNNEEIRNLSLEINSKINSIMQERVQLHSQVGGLEEKLKGISESMMPVEQLKEITTLKDMIESQEKTITDLLKAVRGQNEQLNHQKSKIKSLEEKLVYDQETAEKNYAEVESPEIFHYLRTNGSINPTSFPVDCSDAFNQGQRESGVYPIKPNQSEPFNVFCEMTSDGGAVVIQRREDGSVDFDQEWDKYEKGFGNLEKEFWLGLEKIYSIANQGEHIMHLELEDWRHEKRFIEYLFKLDGPSSKYSLHLSHLTGNLPDAMSNHTATKFSTKDQDNDKHEESNCARIYSGGWWFDACGESNLNGKYLWQKSRGRNMKKKGIYWKPGRGGSYSLKFTKITIRPSPHFH; the protein is encoded by the exons ATGAAGTTGATCGGTCTGATTCTACTGATCGGTCTCAGCAGTACTGCTGCTCTCAAAACCAAGTTACGTTCCACTACGGAAGCGCCaccctccatccatcctcctGCTGAAAGCAAGTCCCGTTTTGCTATGCTGGACGATGTGCGTCTGCTGGCTAATGGCCTGCTCCAGCTAGGCCAGAGCCTCAAGGATTTTGTAACTAAGACAAAGGGTCAGATCAACGACATCTTCCAGAAGCTTAACATCTTCGACCATTCCTTTAACCAGCTCTCAGAGGTCACCAACGAGATcaaggaggaagagagagagctAAAGAAGACCACCAACTTTCTGAAGACCAACAATGAGGAGATCCGCAATTTGTCTCTGGAGATCAATTCAAAAATCAACAGCATCATGCAGGAACGTGTGCAGTTGCATAGTCAAGTTGGGGGACTCGAAGAAAAGCTGAAGGGTATTTCTGAGAGCATGATGCCTGTGGAGCAACTCAAGGAGATCACAACACTGAAG GACATGATTGAGTCGCAAGAGAAAACAATAACAGACCTGCTTAAAGCTGTGAGAGGGCAAAATGAACAACTCAACCACCAAAAGAGCAAAATCAAGAGCCTAGAGGAGAAG CTTGTCTATGACCaggaaactgcagaaaaaaattatgcagaAGTTGAGAGTCCTGAAATATTCCACTATCTAAGAACCAATGGGAGCATTAACCCCACCA GCTTTCCGGTGGACTGCAGTGATGCTTTCAACCAAGGCCAAAGGGAGAGTGGAGTTTATCCCATTAAACCAAATCAATCAGAGCCATTCAACGTGTTCTGTGAGATGACCTCTG ATGGTGGGGCTGTTGTGATCCAGCGCAGAGAGGATGGTTCTGTGGATTTCGATCAGGAATGGGACAAGTACGAAAAAGGATTTGGCAACCTGGAGA AGGAATTCTGGCTGGGCCTGGAGAAGATCTACTCGATTGCCAACCAGGGTGAGCACATCATGCACCTTGAGCTGGAGGACTGGCGGCATGAGAAGCGTTTCATTGAGTACCTGTTTAAGTTGGACGGACCATCATCCAAATACAGCCTCCACCTTAGCCATCTCACTGGGAACCTACCTGATGCCATGAGTAACCACACTGCAACTAAGTTCTCCACCAAGGACCAGGACAATGACAAACATGAGGAGTCCAACTGTGCTCGTATATACAGTG GTGGCTGGTGGTTTGATGCCTGTGGAGAGAGCAACCTGAATGGGAAATATTTGTGGCAAAAATCCCGAGGTCGGAACATGAAGAAGAAAGGAATCTACTGGAAGCCGGGAAGAGGCGGCTCCTACAGCCTTAAATTTACCAAGATCACCATTCGACCATCACCCCATTTCCACTGA
- the dock7 gene encoding dedicator of cytokinesis protein 7 isoform X20, with translation MAERRAFAQKISRTVAAEVRKQIAGQYGGSPQLLKNLNVGANAASNAVPLTEAVEPVDFEEYLITHPSVIESGPLRDLIEFPPDDIEVLYVPRECRTMGQAVPEEGDNDAHVRDCVRSYTEDWAIVNRKYHKLGTGFNPNTLDKQKERQKGLPKQVFESDEMPDSSSYQDDQDDLKRRSMSIDDTPRGSWACSIFDLKNSQPDALLPHLLDRAPNEEIDRHNEDQRKANRHRELFALHPALDEEEPIERHCVPEVPKEHFGQRLLVKCLSLKFEIEIEPIFASLALYDVKEKKKISENFFFDLNSEQTKAMLKPHIQSAAISTLARSAIFSITYPSQDVFLVIRLEKVLQQGDIGECAEPYMVFKESDAAKNKEKLEKLRSQSDQFCQRLGRYRMPFAWTAIHLMNIVNSAGSLERDTELEMGLPERKGSWSERRNSSIVGRRTLERTTSGDESCNLTSFRPATLTVTNFFKQEGDRLSDEDLYKFLADMRRPTSVLRRLRPITAQLKIDISPAPENPHYCLTPELLQVKPYPDSRVRPTKEILEFPAKDVYVPNTTYRNLLYVNPQSLNFANRQGSARNITVKVQFMNGEDPSNAMPVIFGKSSCAEFSKEAYTSVVYHNRSPDFHDEVKIKLPASLTDHHHILFTFYHVSCQQKQNTPLETPVGYTWIPMLQNGRVRTGNFCLPVSLEKPPQSYSVLSPDVPLPGMKWVDNHRGVFNVEVISASTIHTQDQYLDKFFALVHALDEHMFPVRIGDMRIMENNLEAELKSSIAALNSSQLEPVVHFLHLLLDKLVLLVVRPPVIAGQIVNLGQASFEVMASVVNRLHKYLDSSQDQHGRNSLLSSYIHYVFRLPNMDPNSPSPGAYFCPGGLGGSVHYATMARSAVRPASLNLNRSRSLSNSNPDISGTPTSPDDEVRSIIGSKGLDRSNSWVHTMGCKSAPWGTSPSSTSDTMQAMERSGNRMSSHTESASFLQTLTGRLPTKKLFHEELALQWVVSSGSVREGALQQAWFFFELMVKSIIHHLYFTDRLESPRKNRFPERFMDDITALVSTIAGDIVSRFQKDLELVERLNMSLAFFLNDLLSVMDRGFVFSLIKTYWKQVSTKLYALQNPTLESLRLDFLRIVCSHEHYVTLNLPCSLLTPPASPSPSVSSATSQSSGFSTHVQDQKIANMFELSVPFREQHYLAGLVLTELAVILDPEAEGMFGLHKKVISVVHNLLSSHDSDPRYADPEVKARVAMLYLPLIGIIMETLPQLHDFTELHNQWGRTGGTGGEEQESEGLINQTVAMAIAGTSVPQMSRPSSFLLNPQATRQHGTFSAESSRSLLICLLWVLKNADEMVLQKWFTDLSVSQLNRLLDMLYLCVSCFEYKAHVMFTMQGKKAFERMNSLTFKKSKDMKAKLEEAILGSIGARQEMVRRSRGQLERSPSGSAFGSQENLRWRKDMTHWRQNSEKMDKSLRYVRFRESLLRNGGIKERFLARTRAELEHEALIDGNLATEANLIILDTLEIIVQTVSVTESKESVLGGVLKVLLHSMACNQSALYLQHCFATQRALVSKFPELLFEEETEQCADLCLRLLRNCSSSIGTIRSHASASLYLLMRQNFEIGNNFARVKMQVTMSLSSLVGTSQNFNEEFLRRSLKTILTYAEEDLELRETTFPDQVQDLVFNLHMILSDTVKMKEHQEDPEMLIDLMYRIAKGYQTSPDLRLTWLQNMAGKHSERNNHAEAAQCLVHSAALVAEYLSMLEDRKYLPVGCVTFQNISSNVLEESAVSDDVVSPDEEGICSGKYFTEAGLVGLLEQAAASFSMAGMYEAVNEVYKVLIPIHEANRDAKKLATIHGKLQEAFGKIVHQSTGWEYVCGTAADRMQAANPSLSSSFSPSLLLEERQMLTCWILQAMHGNHRVTLMTILGECTTNPSVSTSPFSHQHWHHPHSSSFSTTGFDLSTKEFSSTGD, from the exons ATGGCTGAACGCCGCGCCTTCGCCCAGAAAATCAGCAg GACCGTTGCAGCGGAGGTGAGAAAGCAGATTGCTGGCCAGTATGGAGGTTCCCCTCAGCTACTCAAAAACCTTAACGTTGGTGCCAACGCTGCCAGCAACGCT GTGCCCCTCACAGAAGCTGTGGAGCCAGTGGACTTTGAGGAATACCTCATCACACACCCTTCTGTCATTGAATCAGGGCCATTGAGAGACCTCATTGAGTTCCCTCCTGATGACATAGAAGTGCTCTATGTCCCACGTGAATGCCGCACAATGGGACAGGCTGTGCCTGAGGAAGG CGATAACGATGCTCATGTCAGAGACTGTGTAAGGTCCTATACAGAGGACTGGGCCATAGTCAACCGCAA GTACCATAAACTGGGCACAGGATTTAATCCAAACACTCTggacaaacagaaagaaagacagaaagggCTTCCCAAGCAAGTGTTTGAGTCTGATGAAATGCCCGACAGTAGCAGCTACCAAGATGATCAG GACGATCTGAAGCGGAGATCCATGTCCATTGACGACACACCACGGGGCAGCTGGGCTTGTAGCATCTTCGACCTGAAAAACTCCCAGCCTGATGCCCTGTTGCCACACTTGTTAGACAGGGCTCCAAATGAGGAGATCGACAGGCACAATGAGGATCAGAGGAAGGCGAACCGGCATAGAGAGTTGTTCGCCCTGCACCCGGCCCTCGATGAG GAGGAACCCATTGAGCGCCACTGTGTGCCTGAGGTGCCTAAAGAGCATTTTGGCCAGCGGCTGCTTGTGAAATGCTTGTCGTTGAA GTTTGAGATTGAAATAGAGCCAATATTTGCAAGTTTAGCCTTGTATGAtgtcaaagagaaaaaaaag ATATCTGAGAATTTTTTCTTTGACTTGAACTCGGAGCAGACAAAGGCAATGCTTAAGCCTCATATCCAGTCTGCAGCCATCTCCACTCTAGCCCGATCTGCCATATTCTCTATCACATACCCCTCACAAGATGTCTTCCTGGTCATTCGG CTGGAGAAAGTGTTACAACAAGGAGACATTGGCGAATGTGCTGAACCATATATGGTTTTCAAAGAATCTGATGCAGCTAAA AATAAGGAGAAACTGGAGAAGCTGCGAAGCCAATCAGATCAGTTCTGTCAGCGGCTGGGTCGATACCGCATGCCTTTTGCCTGGACTGCCATCCACTTGATGAACATAGTGAACAGTGCTGGCAGCCTGGAGAGAGACACCGAATTGGAGATGGGGCTTCCAG AAAGGAAAGGTTCCTGGTCCGAGCGTCGAAACTCCAGCATTGTTGGCAGGCGTACACTGGAAAGGACCACCAGTGGGGATGAATCATGCAACCTAACCAGCTTTAGACCAGCCACCTTGACTGTCACCAACTTCTTCAAACAA gagggGGATCGActtagtgatgaagatctttatAAGTTTTTAGCTGACATGAGGAGGCCTACTTCTGTGCTCCGTAGACTGAGACCAATAACAG CCCAGCTTAAGATCGACATTTCTCCAGCCCCTGAGAACCCCCATTACTGTCTGACCCCAGAGCTTCTCCAGGTTAAGCCTTACCCAGACAGCAGGGTGCGCCCCACCAAGGAGATTCTGGAGTTCCCAGCTAAAGATGTCTATGTTCCTAACACGACTTACAG GAACCTGTTATATGTAAATCCTCAGAGCCTTAACTTTGCCAACCGTCAGGGTTCTGCCCGCAACATCACTGTGAAAGTGCAGTTCATGAACGGAGAGGACCCCAGCAATGCTATGCCT GTGATTTTTGGAAAGTCCAGCTGTGCAGAGTTCTCCAAAGAGGCATATACGTCAGTAGTATATCATAACAG GTCCCCAGATTTCCATGATGAGGTTAAGATCAAGCTGCCGGCTTCACTGACCGATCATCACCACATCCTTTTCACTTTCTATCATGTGAGCTGccaacagaaacagaacacccccctggagacacccgtcgggtataca TGGATTCCCATGCTTCAGAATGGCCGAGTACGAACAGGAAACTTCTGTCTCCCAGTGTCACTAGAAAAGCCACCACAGTCCTACTCTGTCCTCTCTCCAGAC GTTCCTCTTCCTGGAATGAAATGGGTGGATAACCACAGAGGCGTATTCAATGTTGAAGTGATTTCGGCCTCCACCATCCATACACAG GATCAGTACCTGGATAAATTCTTTGCACTGGTGCACGCTCTGGATGAGCACATGTTCCCTGTGCGAATTGGGGACATGCGGATCATGGAGAATAATCTGGAAGCAGAGCTGAAGTCAAGCATTGCAGCCCTCAACTCCTCTCAGCTGGAGCCGGTAGTTCACTTTCTCCACCTACTGCTGGACAAGTTGGTTCTTCTGGTGGTGCGACCACCTGTCATTGCAGGCCAGATAG TGAATCTTGGGCAAGCATCTTTTGAAGTCATGGCCTCTGTAGTGAACCGACTTCATAAGTACCTGGACAGCAGCCAAGACCAGCATGGCCGCAACAGTCTCCTGTCTTCGTACATACACTACGTCTTCCGTCTGCCCAACATGGACCCCAACTCCCCTTCTCCGGGTGCCTATTTTT GCCCCGGAGGCTTGGGTGGCTCAGTGCATTACGCTACCATGGCACGTTCCGCTGTGAGGCCGGCCAGCCTCAACCTCAACCGCTCCCGTAGCCTCAGCAACAGTAATCCAGATATCTCAGGCACACCCACATCACCAGATGATGAAGTACGGTCAATCATTGGGAGCAAG GGCTTAGATCGCTCCAACTCCTGGGTGCACACGATGGGGTGTAAGAGTGCCCCCTGGGGAACCAGCCCCAGCTCCACATCTGACACCATGCAG GCCATGGAGCGCAGTGGCAATCGCATGTCATCGCACACTGAGAGCGCCAGTTTCTTGCAAACATTAACAGGACGGTTACCAACCAAAAAG CTCTTTCATGAAGAGCTGGCACTACAGTGGGTGGTCAGCAGTGGCAGTGTGCGTGAAGGGGCACTGCAGCAAGCCTGGTTCTTCTTTGAACTCATG GTTAAGAGCATCATCCACCACCTGTATTTCACTGACCGACTAGAATCTCCCAGGAAAAACCGTTTCCCTGAGCGCTTCATGGATGACATCACTGCTTTGGTCAGCACAATTGCTGGTGATATTGTCTCACGCTTCCAGAAG GACCTGGAACTGGTTGAACGTCTCAACATGAGTCTGGCCTTCTTCCTTAATGATTTGCTCTCCGTCATGGACCGTGGTTTTGTCTTCAGCCTCATCAAAACGTATTGGAAGCAG GTTTCCACCAAGCTTTATGCTCTACAGAACCCCACTCTAGAGTCCCTGCGACTGGACTTCCTGCGTATTGTGTGTAGCCATGAGCACTATGTGACCCTCAACCTTCCCTGCAGCCTGCTTACGCCACCTGCATCCCCCTCACCATCTGTGTCATCGGCTACATCACAG aGCTCTGGCTTCTCTACGCATGTCCAGGACCAGAAGATTGCCAATATGTTTGAGCTCTCGGTACCCTTCAGAGAGCAGCACTACCTGGCTGGCCTGGTTCTGACAGAGCTGGCTGTCATCCTGGACCCAGAGGCTGAAGG GATGTTTGGGCTTCATAAGAAAGTGATCAGTGTGGTGCATAATCTGCTGTCCAGCCACGACTCTGACCCCCGCTATGCTGACCCTGAGGTGAAGGCCAGGGTTGCGATGCTCTACCTGCCGCTCATTGGAATCATTATGGAAACGCTGCCACAGCTGCATGATTTCACTG AGTTGCACAACCAGTGGGGTCGGACAGGTGGCACGGGCGGGGAAGAGCAGGAATCTGAGGGGCTGATTAATCAGACGGTTGCTATGGCCATCGCTGGTACATCAGTCCCCCAGATGTCTCGGCCAAGCAGTTTCCTCCTCAACCCACAG GCCACCCGACAGCATGGCACATTTTCGGCAGAGTCCAGTCGCAGCCTGCTGATCTGCCTGCTGTGGGTGCTTAAGAATGCTGATGAGATGGTTCTGCAGAAATGGTTCACagacctgtctgtctctcagctCAACCGGCTTTTGGACATGCTGTACCTCTGTGTCTCCTGCTTTGAGTACAAG GCCCATGTTATGTTCACCATGCAGGGTAAGAAGGCATTTGAGCGGATGAACAGCCTGACCTTTAAAAAGTCCAAAGACATGAAGGCCAAGCTGGAGGAGGCCATTCTGGGCAGCATCGGCGCGAGACAGGAGATGGTACGACGCAGCAGGGGGCAGCTTG AGAGGAGTCCATCGGGCAGTGCATTTGGTAGCCAGGAAAACCTACGATGGAGGAAGGACATGACACACTGGAGGCAGAATAGTGAAAAGATGGACAA GAGCCTCAGATATGTCAG GTTTAGAGAAAGCCTACTACGCAATGGTGGAATCAAGGAGCGTTTTCTAGCTAG GACCAGAGCAGAACTGGAACACGAGGCCCTTATTGATGGCAACCTGGCTACTGAAGCCAACCTTATTATCCTTGACACGCTGGAAATTATTGTTCAG ACTGTGTCGGTGACTGAGTCAAAGGAGAGTGTTCTTGGCGGCGTCCTGAAGGTGTTGCTGCACAGTATGGCCTGCAACCAGAGCGCCCTCTATCTGCAGCACTGCTTTGCCACTCAAAGAGCACTAGTGTCTAAG TTTCCAGAGCTGCTATTTGAGGAGGAGACAGAGCAATGTGCAGATCTGTGTCTCAGGCTCTTGAGGAACTGTAGCAGCAGCATCGGCACCATTCGCTCTCATGCCAGCGCGTCACTCTACCTGCTCATGAGGCAGAACTTTGAAATCGGAAAc AACTTTGCAAGGGTTAAGATGCAGGTGACCATGTCCCTGTCTTCCCTGGTTGGAACGTCTCAGAACTTCAATGAAGAGTTTCTGCGGCGCTCTTTAAAGACCATCCTGACTTATGCTGAGGAGGATTTGGAGCTCCGAGAGACCACTTTCCCTGACCAG GTCCAGGACCTTGTGTTCAACCTGCACATGATTCTATCTGACActgtgaagatgaaggagcacCAGGAGGACCCAGAGATGCTTATTGACCTCATGTACAG AATTGCAAAGGGTTACCAGACATCTCCAGACCTCCGCTTGACATGGCTGCAAAACATGGCCGGAAAACATTCTGAGAGGAATAACCATGCAGAGGCTGCTCAGTGCCTTGTGCACAGTGCCGCCCTGGTGGCAGAGTATCTCAGCATGCTGGAGGACCGCAAATACCTGCCAGTGGGCTGTGTCACATTTCAG AATATCTCATCCAACGTCCTGGAAGAGTCTGCTGTGTCTGATGACGTGGTCTCTCCTGATGAGGAGGGGATCTGCTCGGGGAAATATTTCACAGAGGCTGGTCTTGTGGGTTTGCTGGAGCAGGCGGCTGCCTCCTTTTCCATG